From the genome of Mustela lutreola isolate mMusLut2 chromosome 16, mMusLut2.pri, whole genome shotgun sequence, one region includes:
- the KCNN4 gene encoding intermediate conductance calcium-activated potassium channel protein 4 isoform X2 translates to MHASSLLCPKTHPSPSSGCEGWLGSLPSAQGPRQPLPALPSRHHPQRAQTPLCLKARAPERGAEQAEDLQATVAALCVLRGGGPWAGSWLSPKTAGAMGGELVPGLGALQRRKRLLEQEKWLAGWALALAGIGIGLMVLHAEMLWFGGCPLFMTDNGLRDWRVALTGRQAAQIVLELAVCALHPAPVQGPPCAQGLGSGPTAAATQSWPGFLDEGEALLSLAMLLRLYLVPRAVLLRSGVLLNASYRSIGALNQVRFRHWFVAKLYMNTHPGRLLLCLTLGLWLTTAWVLSVAERQAVNATGHLSDTLWLIPITFLTIGYGDVVPGTMWGKIVCLCTGVMGVCCTALLVAVVARKLEFNKAEKHVHNFMMDIQYAKEMKESAARVLQEAWMFYKHTRRKERGAARRHQRRLLAAINRFRQVRLKHRKLREQVNSMVDISKMHMILCDLQLGLSSSHQALEKRMDALAGKLDTLTELLSTALGSRQLPEPSQEAT, encoded by the exons ATGCACGCCTCTTCCTTGCTCTGCCCCAAGACACACCCTAGTCCCTCCTCAGGCTGCGAAGGGTGGTTGGGGAGCCTTCCCTCTGCCCAAGGGCCAcgccagcccctccctgccctgcccagccgTCACCACCCCCAGAGGGCACAGACTCCTCTGTGCCTCAAAGCAAGAGCCCCAGAGCGAGGAGCAGAGCAGGCCGAGGACCTGCAAGCCACAGTGGCTGCCCTTTGTGTGCTGCGAGGTGGGGGACCCTGGGCAGGAAGCTGGCTGAGCCCCAAGACCGCAGGGGCCATGGGCGGGGAGCTGGTGCCAGGCCTGGGGGCCCTACAGCGGCGAAAGCGGCTGCTGGAGCAGGAGAAGTGGCTGGCCGGCTGGGCGCTAGCGCTGGCGGGAATTGGCATTGGACTCATGGTGCTGCACGCGGAGATGCTGTGGTTCGGAGGGTGCCCG TTGTTCATGACCGACAACGGGCTCCGGGACTGGCGCGTGGCGCTGACCGGGCGGCAGGCAGCGCAGATCGTGCTGGAGCTGGCTGTGTGCGCGCTGCATCCCGCGCCGGTGCAGGGTCCGCCGTGCGCCCAGGGTTTGGGGTCCGGGCCCACGGCCGCGGCAACGCAGTCCTGGCCGGGCTTCCTGGATGAGGGCGAGGCGCTGCTGTCGCTGGCCATGCTGCTGCGCCTCTACCTGGTGCCCCGCGCCGTCCTCCTGCGCAGCGGCGTCTTGCTCAACGCGTCCTACCGCAGCATCGGTGCCCTCAACCAGGTCCGCTTCCGCCACTGGTTCGTGGCCAAGCTGTACATGAACACGCATCCCGgtcgcctgctgctctgcctcacGCTTGGCCTCTGGCTCACCACCGCCTGGGTGCTGTCGGTGGCTGAGAG GCAGGCCGTTAATGCCACCGGACACCTTTCAGACACACTATGGCTGATCCCCATCACATTCCTGACCATTGGCTATGGAGATGTGGTGCCAGGCACCATGTGGGGCAAGATTGTTTGTCTCTGCACTGGAGTCATG GGGGTCTGCTGCACAGCCCTGCTGGTGGCCGTGGTGGCCCGGAAGCTGGAGTTTAATAAGGCAGAGAAGCACGTGCACAACTTTATGATGGACATCCAGTACGCCAAAGAG ATGAAGGAATCAGCTGCTCGAGTGCTGCAAGAGGCCTGGATGTTTTACAAACACACACGCAGGAAGGAGCGCGGGGCTGCCCGCAGGCACCAGCGCAGGCTGCTGGCCGCCATCAACAG GTTCCGCCAGGTACGACTGAAACACAGAAAGCTCCGGGAACAAGTGAACTCCATGGTGGACATCTCCAAG aTGCACATGATCCTGTGTGACTTGCAGCTGGGTCTGAGCAGCTCACATCAGGCCCTGGAGAAGCGGATGGACGCCCTGGCAGGGAAGCTGGACACGCTGACTGAGCTGCTTAGCACTGCCCTGGGGTCGAGGCAGCTTCCAGAACCAAGCCAGGAGGCCACGTAG
- the KCNN4 gene encoding intermediate conductance calcium-activated potassium channel protein 4 isoform X1, with the protein MHASSLLCPKTHPSPSSGCEGWLGSLPSAQGPRQPLPALPSRHHPQRAQTPLCLKARAPERGAEQAEDLQATVAALCVLRGGGPWAGSWLSPKTAGAMGGELVPGLGALQRRKRLLEQEKWLAGWALALAGIGIGLMVLHAEMLWFGGCPWALYLFLVKCTISISTFLLLCLIVAFHAKEVQLFMTDNGLRDWRVALTGRQAAQIVLELAVCALHPAPVQGPPCAQGLGSGPTAAATQSWPGFLDEGEALLSLAMLLRLYLVPRAVLLRSGVLLNASYRSIGALNQVRFRHWFVAKLYMNTHPGRLLLCLTLGLWLTTAWVLSVAERQAVNATGHLSDTLWLIPITFLTIGYGDVVPGTMWGKIVCLCTGVMGVCCTALLVAVVARKLEFNKAEKHVHNFMMDIQYAKEMKESAARVLQEAWMFYKHTRRKERGAARRHQRRLLAAINRFRQVRLKHRKLREQVNSMVDISKMHMILCDLQLGLSSSHQALEKRMDALAGKLDTLTELLSTALGSRQLPEPSQEAT; encoded by the exons ATGCACGCCTCTTCCTTGCTCTGCCCCAAGACACACCCTAGTCCCTCCTCAGGCTGCGAAGGGTGGTTGGGGAGCCTTCCCTCTGCCCAAGGGCCAcgccagcccctccctgccctgcccagccgTCACCACCCCCAGAGGGCACAGACTCCTCTGTGCCTCAAAGCAAGAGCCCCAGAGCGAGGAGCAGAGCAGGCCGAGGACCTGCAAGCCACAGTGGCTGCCCTTTGTGTGCTGCGAGGTGGGGGACCCTGGGCAGGAAGCTGGCTGAGCCCCAAGACCGCAGGGGCCATGGGCGGGGAGCTGGTGCCAGGCCTGGGGGCCCTACAGCGGCGAAAGCGGCTGCTGGAGCAGGAGAAGTGGCTGGCCGGCTGGGCGCTAGCGCTGGCGGGAATTGGCATTGGACTCATGGTGCTGCACGCGGAGATGCTGTGGTTCGGAGGGTGCCCG TGGGCGCTCTACCTGTTCCTGGTTAAATGCACCATCAGCATTTCCACCTTCTTGCTCCTTTGTCTTATTGTGGCATTTCACGCCAAAGAGGTCCAG TTGTTCATGACCGACAACGGGCTCCGGGACTGGCGCGTGGCGCTGACCGGGCGGCAGGCAGCGCAGATCGTGCTGGAGCTGGCTGTGTGCGCGCTGCATCCCGCGCCGGTGCAGGGTCCGCCGTGCGCCCAGGGTTTGGGGTCCGGGCCCACGGCCGCGGCAACGCAGTCCTGGCCGGGCTTCCTGGATGAGGGCGAGGCGCTGCTGTCGCTGGCCATGCTGCTGCGCCTCTACCTGGTGCCCCGCGCCGTCCTCCTGCGCAGCGGCGTCTTGCTCAACGCGTCCTACCGCAGCATCGGTGCCCTCAACCAGGTCCGCTTCCGCCACTGGTTCGTGGCCAAGCTGTACATGAACACGCATCCCGgtcgcctgctgctctgcctcacGCTTGGCCTCTGGCTCACCACCGCCTGGGTGCTGTCGGTGGCTGAGAG GCAGGCCGTTAATGCCACCGGACACCTTTCAGACACACTATGGCTGATCCCCATCACATTCCTGACCATTGGCTATGGAGATGTGGTGCCAGGCACCATGTGGGGCAAGATTGTTTGTCTCTGCACTGGAGTCATG GGGGTCTGCTGCACAGCCCTGCTGGTGGCCGTGGTGGCCCGGAAGCTGGAGTTTAATAAGGCAGAGAAGCACGTGCACAACTTTATGATGGACATCCAGTACGCCAAAGAG ATGAAGGAATCAGCTGCTCGAGTGCTGCAAGAGGCCTGGATGTTTTACAAACACACACGCAGGAAGGAGCGCGGGGCTGCCCGCAGGCACCAGCGCAGGCTGCTGGCCGCCATCAACAG GTTCCGCCAGGTACGACTGAAACACAGAAAGCTCCGGGAACAAGTGAACTCCATGGTGGACATCTCCAAG aTGCACATGATCCTGTGTGACTTGCAGCTGGGTCTGAGCAGCTCACATCAGGCCCTGGAGAAGCGGATGGACGCCCTGGCAGGGAAGCTGGACACGCTGACTGAGCTGCTTAGCACTGCCCTGGGGTCGAGGCAGCTTCCAGAACCAAGCCAGGAGGCCACGTAG
- the KCNN4 gene encoding intermediate conductance calcium-activated potassium channel protein 4 isoform X3, with protein sequence MHASSLLCPKTHPSPSSGCEGWLGSLPSAQGPRQPLPALPSRHHPQRAQTPLCLKARAPERGAEQAEDLQATVAALCVLRGGGPWAGSWLSPKTAGAMGGELVPGLGALQRRKRLLEQEKWLAGWALALAGIGIGLMVLHAEMLWFGGCPWALYLFLVKCTISISTFLLLCLIVAFHAKEVQLFMTDNGLRDWRVALTGRQAAQIVLELAVCALHPAPVQGPPCAQGLGSGPTAAATQSWPGFLDEGEALLSLAMLLRLYLVPRAVLLRSGVLLNASYRSIGALNQVRFRHWFVAKLYMNTHPGRLLLCLTLGLWLTTAWVLSVAERQAVNATGHLSDTLWLIPITFLTIGYGDVVPGTMWGKIVCLCTGVMNPGIHPDPHEDTLLLTPLPSQSRTQALGFPASPGHGNLVSSLHRASSKACLWGQAACLQILLLPLPSWD encoded by the exons ATGCACGCCTCTTCCTTGCTCTGCCCCAAGACACACCCTAGTCCCTCCTCAGGCTGCGAAGGGTGGTTGGGGAGCCTTCCCTCTGCCCAAGGGCCAcgccagcccctccctgccctgcccagccgTCACCACCCCCAGAGGGCACAGACTCCTCTGTGCCTCAAAGCAAGAGCCCCAGAGCGAGGAGCAGAGCAGGCCGAGGACCTGCAAGCCACAGTGGCTGCCCTTTGTGTGCTGCGAGGTGGGGGACCCTGGGCAGGAAGCTGGCTGAGCCCCAAGACCGCAGGGGCCATGGGCGGGGAGCTGGTGCCAGGCCTGGGGGCCCTACAGCGGCGAAAGCGGCTGCTGGAGCAGGAGAAGTGGCTGGCCGGCTGGGCGCTAGCGCTGGCGGGAATTGGCATTGGACTCATGGTGCTGCACGCGGAGATGCTGTGGTTCGGAGGGTGCCCG TGGGCGCTCTACCTGTTCCTGGTTAAATGCACCATCAGCATTTCCACCTTCTTGCTCCTTTGTCTTATTGTGGCATTTCACGCCAAAGAGGTCCAG TTGTTCATGACCGACAACGGGCTCCGGGACTGGCGCGTGGCGCTGACCGGGCGGCAGGCAGCGCAGATCGTGCTGGAGCTGGCTGTGTGCGCGCTGCATCCCGCGCCGGTGCAGGGTCCGCCGTGCGCCCAGGGTTTGGGGTCCGGGCCCACGGCCGCGGCAACGCAGTCCTGGCCGGGCTTCCTGGATGAGGGCGAGGCGCTGCTGTCGCTGGCCATGCTGCTGCGCCTCTACCTGGTGCCCCGCGCCGTCCTCCTGCGCAGCGGCGTCTTGCTCAACGCGTCCTACCGCAGCATCGGTGCCCTCAACCAGGTCCGCTTCCGCCACTGGTTCGTGGCCAAGCTGTACATGAACACGCATCCCGgtcgcctgctgctctgcctcacGCTTGGCCTCTGGCTCACCACCGCCTGGGTGCTGTCGGTGGCTGAGAG GCAGGCCGTTAATGCCACCGGACACCTTTCAGACACACTATGGCTGATCCCCATCACATTCCTGACCATTGGCTATGGAGATGTGGTGCCAGGCACCATGTGGGGCAAGATTGTTTGTCTCTGCACTGGAGTCATG AATCCAGGAATCCACCCTGATCCTCATGAAGACACCCTCCTCCTCACGCCCTTACCCTCTCAGTCTAGGACACAGGCCCTTGGTTTCCCAGCTTCTCCAGGACACGGGAACCTAGTCTCCAGCCTCCATAGGGCTTCATCCAAAGCCTGCCTGTGGGGTCAGGCTGCCTGTCTTCAGATCCTGCTTCTGCCACTTCCAAGCTGGGATTAA